The Faecalibaculum rodentium genome segment TGTTCCAGACCGCAGAACACAGCCAGTCCCCCGTTGTCGGGATTCCGGCGGTAGAAAAGATCGAAGACCACTTCCGTGTCCTTCAGCCCGTCTTCAAAATACACCTGGCTCATGGTGAGTTCGTAGAAATCCATCACCAGGCTGAGATTGCGCACTTCCTTCATATCAGTTTCCTTCTCCTGTATCTTCCGTTTCACTGTTCTTCTTTGATTCTTGACTGCCAGCTGCAGGGATCTTTTCCGGGTCAGTGTCGACGATGGCATCCACTACGAGAACCCCGGCGGCTTTCATAAGATCCAGCGCCGTCTTCTGCCAGAACGGACCATCATGAATTTCGTCCATGTGATACGTGGCGGTGCAGTCAGCCGGTACGATCACACGTCTGTCCTGCTCTGTCTGGTTGAAAAACGCCTTCAGAGCCAGGGCAAACTGCAGGACACAGATGTCTGTGCAGCAGCCGGTGATCACCCAGTCATGGTACTGACTGCCCTGTTCCTGGAGAAACACCTGGAAATCCGGAGCGAAAAACGTGTTGGTGCTGTTTTTCGGGATCCGGTGCTCAACGCAGTCCGCCAGTTCGTCGATGATGTCCGATTCCTCTGTGTTTTTGAGGCAGTGAGGTGGAAACGCATCAAACTCCCTGGCATTCCAGTCATGTTCATCCGCCACAAACCATGTCGGCGCATTCAGCGACTGAATCAGTTTGCGGATGTCCGGGGCTGTGTCGATGATGGCGGGATCTGCCAGGGCACCCTGTTTTGCGAATCCGTTGATCATATCCACCACAAACAGCACCGGCTGTTTCAGGTCGGCCGCCTGTATCTTCATGAATTCCCTCCCTGACTGTGTGACAGTCTGTCCAATCTTGTCTATTATACCACTGGTATACCACTGGCACAGCAGCCATTGGCGGGCTATCCTGAGAAGAGAGGATGGAATGTACGATGGAAACAAAACGAACCGCAAACTGTCTGGTGATCCGCCTGGATCCCGGGGAAGAACTGATCAACAGCCTGCTGACAGCCTGTCAGGAGCATGACATTCACTGCGCGCAGATTACAGGAATTGGCGCAGCAAAGAAAATCACCTGCGGTGTCTTCGATCCGAAAACGAGGGAATACCACTCAGAGAAGTTCAAAGGCATTTTCGAAATCACCAGCCTGAATGGCACCATCACGACAATGGATGGCGGTTTGTATCCGCATATCCATGTCACGTTTGCGGATGAGAAATACAAAGTCCGCGGCGGTCACCTGAACAAGTGTGTGATCAGCGCCACAGCAGAAATCGTGCTCATGATCCTGGATCTGGAGATCGACCGTCAGGCAAGTCAGGAAGTCGGCCTGAATCTGTTCCGGTTCTGAGTCCAGCTGGCTGGAGCGGCCATCTGCAGGCTGAAAGGTGCAGCAAGTGAATCAGAATACAGTTCAAAAAACCGCAGTTTCTCAATCACTGCGGCTTTTTATGATGCATGGTTTACTGACCGGTTTCCCGTTTCATTTCTTCATAGCAGGCATCAAAGGCTTCTTCGGAGCTCAACGCCCGTTCATAGTCATCCAGTCTGTTGGCGTTTTTCAGCCAGGAATAAAGCTGCCTGTCTTTTGACCGGGTTTCCTCTCTGCCCTTCTTCCTTCCCTGCTGCCGACCCTGTCTAAGGCCCTTCCTTTCTCCGCGCAGCATGGCTACGTTTACCTCCTCCTTTGTCAGACATGTAAACACCTGTTCCATCGTCCACTTCTCCTTTCCGCCAATGATTTTTTCTGTTTCTTCCAGACTGATTTTGCTTCCGCTCAGGTACATCAGACCTCGAAGCGTCGTAACCGGATGATCCACAGGTCCTTCAAGAACAGTATAAGGTCTGCCTTCCCGTTTTGCCTTCACCATCCAGGCAAAAAAGCGTAAATCGGTTTTCATGTGCAGAATCACCTCATCCGGCAAAGCGCCCAGATCCACCACCCTGATCCGAAAATCCTGAAATACCGGT includes the following:
- a CDS encoding cysteine hydrolase family protein; protein product: MKIQAADLKQPVLFVVDMINGFAKQGALADPAIIDTAPDIRKLIQSLNAPTWFVADEHDWNAREFDAFPPHCLKNTEESDIIDELADCVEHRIPKNSTNTFFAPDFQVFLQEQGSQYHDWVITGCCTDICVLQFALALKAFFNQTEQDRRVIVPADCTATYHMDEIHDGPFWQKTALDLMKAAGVLVVDAIVDTDPEKIPAAGSQESKKNSETEDTGEGN
- a CDS encoding PPC domain-containing DNA-binding protein — its product is METKRTANCLVIRLDPGEELINSLLTACQEHDIHCAQITGIGAAKKITCGVFDPKTREYHSEKFKGIFEITSLNGTITTMDGGLYPHIHVTFADEKYKVRGGHLNKCVISATAEIVLMILDLEIDRQASQEVGLNLFRF
- a CDS encoding Rpn family recombination-promoting nuclease/putative transposase; its protein translation is MGKEKDIVERHLLEFPEVHKEALELVTGQKWEFDPVCLRHYPVHVPRDPGMVLTFMEQDSAMMLADSVVKKDVLLSCLENQTKPDPNMVERLMASIANQYLTRAQDGKSPVPIVGGVLHYGDRPWTCLVSLSEKMNTRCKDLPPVFQDFRIRVVDLGALPDEVILHMKTDLRFFAWMVKAKREGRPYTVLEGPVDHPVTTLRGLMYLSGSKISLEETEKIIGGKEKWTMEQVFTCLTKEEVNVAMLRGERKGLRQGRQQGRKKGREETRSKDRQLYSWLKNANRLDDYERALSSEEAFDACYEEMKRETGQ